In Neokomagataea tanensis, one genomic interval encodes:
- the fusA gene encoding elongation factor G has protein sequence MSESVQEAKSALSKIRNIGITAHIDAGKTTTTERILYYTGMSHRIGEVHDGNTTTDYMAQERERGITITSAAVTCEWNGNRINIIDTPGHIDFNIEVNRSLRVLDGAIFVIEGVAGVQPQSETNWRLADRYNVPRIIFINKLDRTGANFDYAFSTLKEKLDIVAVPLQLPIGAEENFVGVVDLVEMRAIVWEGGELGAKFHYEDIPADMKEKAEEARQTLLDTALAVDDAAMEEYFEKGEVDVATLKKCIKKGAVSGEFRPVMCGTAFKNKGVQPLLDAVVDYLPAPDEVEGIRIAPPENEEVDENFLPIVPVDPDGKFAGLAFKIISDKYGTLTFVRVYRGVLNVGDTVLNTTKGHKERIGRMFQMHADKRQEVKSVGAGDIAAFVGLKDTVTGDTLADAADPVVLERMQFPVPVIDISVEPKTKDAVEKMTLALQKLTAEDPSLQLKTDQETGQTILSGMGELHLDIIVDRLRREYNVDANIGAPQVAYRETITKPYVHTYTHKKQSGGSGQYAEVKIEFAPSDKPDEILFENKVVGGAVPREYIPAVEKGIRMQSSTGVMAGFPTVDFKFTLLDGKYHDVDSSALAFEIAAKACFREGMKLAGPVILEPIMDVEITTPNDHVGDVVGDLNRRRGIIQNQETAGSTVMIRAQVPLKEMFGYISHLRSATKGRASFTMQFHHYDPVPRNVADEIMAQSS, from the coding sequence GCATGTCGCACCGTATCGGTGAAGTGCATGATGGTAACACCACCACCGACTACATGGCGCAGGAACGTGAGCGTGGCATCACGATTACATCTGCTGCTGTAACGTGTGAGTGGAACGGCAACCGCATCAACATCATCGACACGCCGGGCCACATCGACTTCAACATCGAAGTGAACCGTTCGCTCCGCGTGCTTGACGGCGCGATCTTCGTTATTGAAGGCGTGGCGGGTGTTCAGCCGCAGTCCGAAACGAACTGGCGTCTGGCAGATCGTTACAACGTTCCGCGCATTATCTTCATCAACAAGCTCGACCGTACAGGCGCGAACTTCGACTATGCTTTCAGCACGCTGAAAGAAAAGCTCGACATCGTTGCCGTTCCTCTGCAGCTGCCAATCGGCGCTGAAGAAAACTTTGTCGGCGTTGTTGATCTGGTTGAGATGCGTGCAATCGTGTGGGAAGGCGGCGAACTCGGCGCTAAGTTCCACTACGAAGACATCCCAGCTGACATGAAGGAAAAGGCTGAGGAAGCTCGCCAGACCCTGCTCGACACAGCACTTGCTGTCGATGACGCAGCAATGGAAGAGTACTTCGAAAAGGGTGAAGTGGACGTCGCTACCCTGAAGAAGTGCATCAAGAAGGGTGCAGTCAGCGGTGAATTCCGTCCCGTAATGTGCGGTACTGCGTTTAAGAACAAGGGCGTACAGCCTTTGCTTGATGCAGTTGTTGATTACCTGCCGGCTCCAGACGAAGTCGAAGGTATCCGCATTGCGCCACCGGAAAACGAAGAAGTTGACGAAAACTTCTTGCCAATCGTTCCGGTTGACCCAGACGGCAAGTTCGCTGGTCTTGCGTTCAAGATTATTTCTGACAAGTACGGTACGCTGACATTCGTTCGCGTCTATCGTGGTGTTCTTAACGTCGGTGATACCGTGTTGAACACAACGAAGGGCCACAAGGAACGTATCGGTCGTATGTTCCAGATGCATGCTGACAAGCGTCAGGAAGTGAAGTCGGTTGGCGCCGGTGACATTGCTGCGTTCGTTGGCCTGAAGGACACGGTAACGGGTGATACGCTTGCTGACGCCGCTGATCCGGTTGTTCTGGAGCGTATGCAGTTCCCTGTTCCGGTTATCGACATCTCCGTCGAGCCGAAGACCAAGGACGCTGTTGAGAAGATGACGCTGGCTCTGCAGAAGCTGACAGCTGAAGATCCTTCTCTGCAGTTGAAGACGGACCAAGAAACAGGTCAGACCATTCTGTCCGGCATGGGTGAGCTTCACCTCGACATCATCGTTGACCGTCTGCGTCGTGAATACAACGTTGACGCCAACATTGGTGCTCCTCAGGTGGCTTATCGTGAGACGATCACGAAGCCTTACGTACACACCTACACCCACAAGAAGCAGTCTGGTGGTTCGGGTCAGTACGCTGAAGTTAAGATCGAGTTCGCTCCTTCTGACAAGCCTGACGAAATCTTGTTTGAAAACAAGGTTGTTGGTGGTGCTGTTCCTCGTGAATACATCCCAGCGGTTGAAAAGGGCATTCGCATGCAGTCTTCGACTGGTGTGATGGCCGGCTTCCCAACTGTGGACTTCAAGTTCACGTTGCTTGACGGTAAGTACCATGACGTTGACTCGTCGGCTCTGGCCTTCGAAATCGCGGCTAAGGCTTGCTTCCGTGAAGGTATGAAGCTTGCAGGTCCGGTGATCCTTGAGCCAATCATGGACGTCGAAATCACAACGCCTAACGACCACGTTGGTGACGTTGTTGGTGACTTGAACCGTCGTCGTGGTATCATCCAGAACCAAGAAACAGCTGGTTCTACAGTGATGATCCGTGCACAGGTGCCGCTGAAGGAAATGTTCGGCTACATCTCGCATCTGCGTTCTGCAACGAAGGGTCGTGCATCCTTCACAATGCAGTTCCATCACTACGACCCAGTTCCACGCAACGTGGCCGACGAAATTATGGCGCAATCTTCCTGA
- the sufB gene encoding Fe-S cluster assembly protein SufB, with product MPAVTETREAVEKLAKSSYEWGFETDIEMEIAPKGLNEDTIRLISERKGEPEWMLQWRLQAYSAWLEMKEPEWAKVSHPPIDYQDAHYFAQPKKKPGPKSLEEVDPQLLRTYERLGIPLHEQAILAGVEGAETARPPVAVDAVFDSVSVATTFRKTLQEAGVIFCPISEAIREHSELVQKYLGTVVPVGDNFFAALNSAVFTDGSFVYVPKGVRCPMELSTYFRINARNTGQFERTLIIAEERASVSYLEGCTAPQRDENQLHAAVVELVAMDDASIKYSTVQNWYPGDENGRGGIYNFVTKRGICRGARAKISWTQVETGSAITWKYPSCILAGEGSVGEFYSVAVTNGHQQADTGTKMIHLGANTRSTIIAKTISAGESDSTYRGLVRMQPRARQARNFTQCDSLLIGDRCGAHTVPYIENRNMTARIEHEATTSKISEDQLFYCRSRGLSEEDSVGLIVNGFCREVLKELPMEFAVEAQKLLQISLEGSVG from the coding sequence ATGCCAGCCGTTACTGAAACTCGTGAGGCCGTCGAAAAGCTCGCCAAGTCCAGTTATGAATGGGGCTTTGAAACTGACATCGAGATGGAAATCGCCCCGAAAGGGTTGAACGAAGATACCATCCGTCTGATTTCAGAGCGCAAAGGTGAGCCTGAGTGGATGCTGCAATGGCGTCTGCAGGCGTATAGCGCTTGGCTAGAGATGAAAGAGCCTGAATGGGCCAAGGTCAGCCATCCGCCGATTGATTATCAAGATGCGCATTATTTCGCACAGCCGAAGAAGAAGCCCGGGCCAAAAAGCCTTGAAGAGGTGGATCCGCAGCTGCTGCGTACGTATGAGCGTTTGGGTATTCCGCTCCATGAGCAGGCAATCCTCGCTGGTGTCGAAGGTGCTGAGACGGCGCGTCCACCAGTTGCAGTTGATGCGGTTTTCGACAGCGTGTCCGTAGCGACGACGTTCCGTAAAACGCTCCAAGAAGCAGGTGTAATTTTCTGTCCAATCTCGGAAGCGATCCGCGAGCACTCCGAGCTGGTACAGAAATATCTTGGTACAGTGGTTCCCGTTGGAGATAATTTCTTCGCGGCCCTGAACTCTGCGGTCTTTACGGATGGTTCGTTTGTGTATGTTCCAAAGGGTGTTCGATGCCCGATGGAGCTGTCGACCTATTTCCGTATCAATGCTCGTAACACGGGGCAGTTTGAGCGTACGCTCATCATTGCCGAAGAGCGCGCCAGCGTTTCTTATCTCGAAGGATGCACAGCGCCACAGCGCGATGAGAACCAGCTCCATGCAGCGGTTGTCGAACTTGTTGCCATGGATGATGCATCCATTAAATACTCGACGGTACAAAATTGGTATCCGGGCGATGAAAATGGCCGTGGTGGTATCTATAACTTTGTAACCAAGCGTGGCATCTGCCGTGGTGCACGGGCTAAGATTTCTTGGACACAGGTTGAGACAGGCTCGGCAATTACGTGGAAATACCCATCCTGCATTTTGGCGGGTGAGGGTTCAGTGGGTGAATTCTACTCTGTAGCTGTTACCAACGGCCACCAACAGGCCGATACAGGTACGAAGATGATCCATTTGGGCGCCAATACCCGTTCGACCATCATCGCCAAAACAATCTCCGCAGGGGAGTCCGACAGCACATATCGTGGTCTGGTTCGAATGCAGCCGCGCGCACGTCAGGCGCGGAACTTTACGCAGTGCGATAGTTTGTTGATTGGCGATCGTTGTGGGGCACATACCGTACCTTACATCGAAAACCGCAACATGACGGCGCGTATTGAACACGAAGCCACGACGTCCAAAATCTCTGAAGATCAGCTCTTTTATTGCCGCTCACGCGGTTTGTCAGAAGAAGACTCTGTGGGTCTGATCGTCAACGGCTTCTGCCGTGAAGTGCTCAAAGAACTGCCAATGGAATTTGCAGTTGAAGCGCAGAAATTGCTCCAGATCAGCCTCGAGGGAAGTGTAGGTTAA
- a CDS encoding S10 family peptidase yields the protein MLSSTALAAPAEQPAPKSNENADSVTHGTVVVDGSTISYQAVAGTILVHGGSYDDSSDVLNKRGVKLSAAKDDDSAKNPPVASMFYTAYFKDGVPSGRRPITFLYNGGPGSASVWVHMGTFGPRRVNTPGDTHLPAAPYQLISNPQSLLDVSDLVFVDAPGTGFSRIGGKDADKTFLGVDGDAEAFTHFIAQFLAKYSRFNSPKYLFGESYGTMRSAVVINNLEQEQNIDFNGVILLSQILNYDNSADTPQFNPGVDDPYVLALPTYAATAWYHKALPAAHPDLKAFLSEVEHFALNDYTLALAQGSDLSDQQRNSIAQKLHDYTGLPVDYILKSNLRVNGGQFEQQLQATTGMATGRLDTRYSSPTIDPMSKEVEYDPQSSAISSAYVTLFNDYVRSTLKYGSDESYHLFNSSGGRWDNKHTQPSGYPAEGVPNVMSDLAMAMKTNPNLHVMLNAGYYDLATPYFEGIYEMKHLPIPAALQKNIEYAQYDSGHMVYVDPKSLQQLHDNVATFIRKTDNLH from the coding sequence ATGCTCTCATCGACTGCGCTGGCTGCCCCGGCAGAACAGCCAGCGCCCAAAAGCAATGAAAACGCTGACAGCGTAACGCACGGCACGGTGGTGGTTGATGGCTCAACCATTTCTTACCAAGCCGTTGCTGGGACTATTCTTGTTCACGGCGGGTCTTACGATGACTCCTCCGATGTCTTAAATAAGCGTGGCGTAAAGCTCTCCGCCGCAAAAGATGACGACAGCGCAAAAAATCCGCCTGTCGCCTCCATGTTCTATACCGCCTATTTCAAGGACGGTGTTCCTTCTGGCCGCCGCCCCATCACTTTCCTTTATAATGGTGGTCCGGGTTCTGCATCCGTGTGGGTACATATGGGTACGTTCGGCCCACGTCGCGTCAACACACCCGGCGATACACACCTGCCAGCCGCCCCTTACCAGCTTATTAGTAACCCTCAGTCCTTGCTCGACGTTTCCGACCTCGTCTTTGTTGATGCTCCCGGCACCGGCTTCTCGCGCATTGGCGGCAAAGATGCAGACAAAACTTTCCTAGGCGTCGATGGTGATGCGGAAGCCTTTACGCATTTCATTGCCCAGTTCCTGGCAAAATATAGCCGTTTCAATTCGCCTAAATATCTTTTTGGCGAAAGCTACGGCACCATGCGCTCTGCTGTCGTCATTAATAATCTGGAACAAGAGCAGAATATCGACTTCAATGGCGTTATCCTGCTGTCTCAAATTTTGAACTATGACAACAGCGCCGATACACCCCAATTTAACCCCGGTGTGGACGATCCGTATGTGTTGGCACTACCGACCTATGCCGCAACTGCATGGTACCATAAGGCGCTGCCAGCAGCTCACCCTGACCTCAAAGCATTTTTGAGCGAAGTTGAACACTTTGCGCTCAATGACTACACGCTGGCTTTGGCACAAGGCAGTGACTTGTCTGACCAGCAACGTAATAGCATTGCACAAAAGCTGCATGACTATACCGGCCTGCCAGTGGACTACATTCTAAAGTCCAATCTGCGTGTTAATGGCGGACAATTCGAACAACAGCTTCAAGCAACAACCGGGATGGCCACCGGGCGCCTAGACACACGTTATTCGAGCCCAACCATCGACCCCATGAGCAAAGAAGTAGAATACGACCCACAATCAAGTGCCATCAGTTCAGCCTACGTTACGCTCTTCAATGATTACGTACGCAGCACATTGAAGTATGGGTCAGATGAATCCTACCACCTCTTCAATAGCTCGGGCGGACGCTGGGACAACAAGCACACTCAACCAAGCGGCTACCCGGCCGAAGGTGTTCCAAACGTCATGTCTGACCTTGCCATGGCTATGAAAACCAACCCGAACCTCCACGTCATGCTAAACGCTGGCTACTACGATCTTGCCACCCCCTACTTCGAGGGGATTTACGAAATGAAGCACCTGCCGATCCCTGCTGCTTTACAAAAAAATATTGAGTACGCTCAGTATGATTCCGGGCATATGGTCTACGTAGATCCAAAGTCCCTGCAGCAATTGCATGACAATGTCGCTACTTTCATCCGTAAAACCGATAATCTCCACTAA
- a CDS encoding phosphoenolpyruvate carboxylase — MSQLSSRLDPTLSGRIEELVISLEQEHDGLASAVQRIKSQFLSQEGTDPLSDFTKIVHSMRDELFAERAVKLRSYVGLENAQPLERLKKVAQKLVEQAQTPQDLACPDIAAVFTAHPTFALADNVYAQLAQHATAPTEGLPHLATHRRASPPTLNHEQTLALEAILRGRDALDELTSFILSAMQERWGNDAIASVDPSPVILASWVGFDTDGRTDIGWWDTLRIRLELKLSQLSRLEQNLAAQHLEHTALAMRVRRAIEAVRTQHEACPTGRDATAEQIQHFALTLLNHHDAALENAQQLTPFFRDAAADLSAEETSALHAVRAGFMSHGLGIAHIHTRLNAAQIYNVARSRLGLSDDPALPRRRRVLMSKINAALDELTPRQVDFGALMTETASAARLMMTMAQILKHVDSGSPIRFLIAETESGYTLLATLWLARFMGIQDHQIEISPLFETESALENGETILEEAFRSPHWRNYLRANGRLSLQFGYSDSGRYVGQLAATNLVERLRMRTLALLKEHGLEDVSLTLFDTHGESIGRGAHPFSLRQRLNYFSPARTRAALHEAGIRHRVETAFQGGDGYTLFGTHDLAASTIATLAEHITEAPKADEDPIYARPDFAADFFSTIALDMAALVDDPGYAALLSAFGPSLIDKTGSRPSARQSDASTVTQITHPSQLRAIPNNAILQQLGWWANVLHGLGNAAQRHPETFEELLQKSPRFQGAMDFARQALAHSDLDVLRATIRQLDPGTWLDRASQADDEERRQSYLTISDGLEALRFWTSAPAMFRRIQADNIALRSTWPEAPRMAAREKLLHALRFALIDRIWLLASQIPYFGPRSNLTRDGITQLALCLDIPRMLHILEDLFPLAAPSIAHIDFGEPRDQAAAEGFIAEHEQLFRPLARHFELLREIGIAIMHANRAFG; from the coding sequence ATGTCCCAACTCAGTTCCCGGCTCGATCCCACCCTATCCGGTCGGATTGAAGAGCTTGTCATCTCCTTGGAACAGGAACACGACGGTCTTGCCAGCGCCGTTCAGCGCATCAAATCTCAGTTTCTGTCACAAGAAGGCACAGACCCACTCTCGGATTTCACAAAAATTGTGCACTCTATGCGCGACGAGCTATTTGCCGAGCGCGCGGTAAAGTTACGCAGCTACGTGGGCCTCGAAAATGCTCAACCACTTGAGCGCCTTAAAAAGGTCGCACAAAAGCTCGTCGAGCAAGCACAAACGCCTCAAGACCTTGCTTGCCCTGATATCGCCGCCGTTTTCACGGCCCACCCGACATTTGCACTCGCCGATAACGTCTACGCGCAATTAGCACAACACGCGACGGCACCGACTGAAGGCCTGCCCCATTTAGCTACCCATCGCCGCGCCAGCCCGCCCACACTCAACCACGAGCAAACCCTTGCTTTGGAAGCTATTCTGCGGGGCCGTGACGCATTAGACGAACTGACGTCTTTTATTCTCTCAGCAATGCAGGAGCGTTGGGGAAATGACGCAATCGCATCGGTAGACCCTTCTCCCGTCATTCTCGCCAGCTGGGTCGGCTTCGATACAGATGGCAGAACCGATATTGGCTGGTGGGATACGCTGCGTATCCGCTTGGAATTAAAGCTTTCTCAGCTATCACGCCTAGAGCAAAACCTAGCGGCGCAGCATTTGGAGCACACCGCTCTAGCAATGCGTGTACGCCGCGCTATCGAAGCTGTACGCACCCAGCATGAAGCGTGCCCAACAGGGCGGGATGCCACTGCTGAGCAGATACAACACTTTGCTCTCACGTTGCTCAACCACCATGACGCAGCATTGGAAAATGCCCAACAACTCACACCGTTTTTCCGCGATGCCGCGGCCGATCTAAGCGCAGAGGAAACGTCAGCCCTACACGCGGTCCGTGCAGGCTTCATGAGCCACGGCCTCGGAATTGCACATATTCATACGCGCCTAAATGCCGCACAAATATACAACGTCGCCCGCTCACGCCTCGGCTTATCAGACGACCCCGCGTTACCTCGCCGCCGTCGTGTTCTAATGTCCAAAATCAACGCCGCGCTAGACGAATTGACGCCGCGTCAAGTCGACTTCGGCGCGCTGATGACGGAAACCGCATCCGCTGCCCGCCTTATGATGACCATGGCGCAAATTCTCAAACACGTGGACAGCGGCTCCCCGATCCGGTTTTTGATTGCCGAAACAGAGAGCGGATACACCCTACTCGCAACACTTTGGCTTGCCCGTTTTATGGGTATCCAAGACCATCAAATCGAAATTTCCCCACTTTTCGAAACCGAGAGCGCCCTTGAAAATGGCGAGACTATTTTAGAGGAAGCTTTCCGCTCACCTCACTGGCGCAATTACTTGCGTGCCAATGGTCGCCTCTCTTTGCAGTTCGGTTACTCAGATTCCGGCCGCTATGTCGGTCAGCTCGCAGCAACAAATCTTGTCGAGCGCCTTAGAATGCGCACCTTAGCCCTGCTGAAGGAGCACGGGTTAGAAGATGTCTCCCTCACCTTGTTTGACACACACGGCGAAAGCATCGGCCGCGGCGCTCACCCTTTCTCCCTCCGGCAGCGCCTTAATTATTTTTCCCCCGCACGTACACGCGCAGCACTCCACGAAGCGGGCATACGGCATCGCGTGGAAACAGCCTTCCAAGGTGGAGATGGCTACACATTGTTCGGCACGCACGATTTGGCTGCCTCCACAATTGCCACGCTAGCAGAACATATCACCGAAGCCCCAAAAGCTGACGAAGACCCAATTTATGCGCGCCCTGATTTTGCAGCGGACTTCTTTTCAACAATCGCGCTGGACATGGCCGCTCTCGTTGATGACCCAGGCTACGCAGCCCTCCTCAGCGCATTCGGCCCCTCTCTCATAGATAAAACAGGCTCTCGCCCGTCTGCCCGCCAATCAGACGCATCGACTGTGACGCAAATTACGCATCCCAGCCAACTACGTGCGATTCCCAACAACGCCATACTCCAGCAACTCGGCTGGTGGGCCAATGTGCTGCACGGCTTGGGTAATGCCGCTCAACGGCACCCAGAAACATTCGAAGAATTACTGCAAAAATCACCACGCTTCCAAGGTGCAATGGATTTTGCCCGTCAAGCTCTAGCTCATTCAGACCTTGACGTACTGCGCGCCACCATTCGCCAGCTAGATCCCGGAACTTGGCTGGACCGCGCGTCGCAGGCCGATGATGAGGAGCGTCGGCAGTCCTATCTCACGATCTCTGATGGACTGGAGGCACTGCGCTTTTGGACAAGTGCGCCAGCCATGTTCCGACGCATCCAAGCAGATAATATTGCTCTGCGCAGCACATGGCCCGAGGCACCGCGCATGGCCGCCCGCGAAAAGCTTTTACATGCACTTCGCTTCGCCCTGATCGACCGAATTTGGTTGCTCGCCTCCCAAATTCCTTATTTTGGTCCCCGCTCGAACCTTACGCGCGATGGCATCACCCAGCTTGCACTGTGCCTAGATATTCCACGCATGCTGCATATTCTGGAAGACCTGTTCCCACTCGCGGCTCCGAGCATCGCACATATCGATTTTGGCGAACCTCGTGACCAAGCTGCAGCTGAAGGCTTTATTGCCGAGCATGAGCAGCTTTTCCGCCCATTGGCGCGGCATTTCGAACTTCTACGCGAAATCGGTATCGCCATTATGCATGCAAACCGTGCGTTTGGTTAG
- a CDS encoding SUF system Fe-S cluster assembly regulator has product MLRLSKLADYATVVLVRLGRYDELVTAAALAQETGVPEPTVAKLLKGLAGHQLVISHRGARGGYRLARPLAEVSIAAVIAAVDGPISITACCDGRECEHSALCGLSGQWDMVNDAILATLNRITLADMKGQTDLTSSARSGLSVGGECDAPAIVEPVK; this is encoded by the coding sequence ATGCTCAGGCTATCCAAACTTGCTGATTATGCCACGGTCGTTCTCGTACGGCTTGGCCGCTATGACGAACTGGTCACGGCGGCAGCACTTGCCCAAGAAACGGGCGTGCCTGAACCTACAGTGGCAAAACTGCTAAAAGGGCTGGCGGGACATCAACTCGTCATATCCCATCGCGGTGCACGCGGCGGGTATCGTCTTGCTAGGCCGTTGGCGGAAGTAAGCATTGCAGCGGTGATTGCAGCAGTTGATGGACCAATTTCCATCACAGCGTGCTGCGATGGCCGCGAGTGCGAGCATAGTGCGCTCTGTGGTCTCTCAGGGCAGTGGGACATGGTAAATGACGCCATTCTCGCAACACTGAACCGTATTACACTTGCCGATATGAAAGGGCAGACCGATCTTACATCGAGTGCCCGTAGCGGTTTGTCTGTGGGAGGTGAATGTGACGCACCTGCCATCGTCGAACCGGTGAAGTAA
- a CDS encoding DUF445 domain-containing protein — translation MEKLHISAKNPSRKDRPSPKRVAEGLLVFMVAASGATTWFSVRYPALAPFWMDVARAGTRSGVVGGLADWFAVTALFRHPFGIPIPHTAILPRQKDRLGQALSRFVTEQLFSDAEVHRVLQKIDVADILARFLDDPKVKDGVVSALKGSLPDMLARVEDGRAGAAMAGAMSVVLNGEELAPLLARALRAMVESEMHQEVISFLIAKLQDTLAAKEDELRNFVEERVREQGGRFVGWALGSSVASRVFQSLQAEIERIDPMDSTLRQGFTEWVCKEIEKLERGKGYHNDFVKGVSSVLQHDVLRAWCQELWLKFRRMAEEDSQREDGWSAVVLANSVSNLSAMLRGNDALRLKIEALLERGITAFLPKIREKLKIFMASVIARWDSNALSGQLEAGVGRDLAYVRVNGTIVGFVVGALLEGFFRLFAGL, via the coding sequence ATGGAAAAACTGCACATATCCGCTAAAAATCCGTCTCGGAAAGACCGACCTTCACCTAAGCGTGTTGCAGAAGGTTTGTTGGTTTTTATGGTTGCGGCTTCTGGCGCAACGACTTGGTTTAGTGTGCGCTATCCGGCTTTAGCGCCTTTTTGGATGGATGTAGCGCGGGCCGGCACACGCTCTGGGGTTGTCGGTGGCCTTGCAGATTGGTTCGCGGTAACGGCTTTGTTTCGCCATCCATTCGGTATTCCCATTCCCCACACTGCGATTCTGCCGCGCCAAAAGGATCGGCTCGGGCAAGCGTTGAGTCGTTTTGTCACGGAGCAGTTATTCTCGGATGCTGAAGTACACCGTGTCCTGCAGAAAATTGACGTAGCTGACATTTTGGCGCGCTTTTTAGACGACCCAAAAGTCAAGGACGGTGTCGTGTCTGCCCTTAAGGGAAGTTTGCCCGACATGCTGGCGAGGGTTGAGGACGGTCGGGCCGGGGCGGCGATGGCTGGGGCCATGTCTGTTGTTTTGAATGGTGAGGAACTGGCACCGCTGCTTGCAAGGGCGTTACGCGCCATGGTCGAGAGTGAGATGCATCAGGAAGTTATCTCGTTTCTGATAGCAAAACTCCAAGACACCCTTGCCGCCAAGGAAGACGAGTTAAGAAATTTTGTGGAAGAGCGCGTGCGGGAGCAGGGAGGACGTTTTGTCGGCTGGGCTTTGGGCAGTTCGGTCGCCAGCCGTGTTTTTCAGTCCCTGCAAGCAGAAATAGAGCGCATTGACCCTATGGACTCGACTTTAAGGCAGGGTTTCACGGAGTGGGTGTGCAAAGAAATTGAGAAATTAGAGCGTGGGAAAGGCTACCATAACGATTTTGTTAAGGGTGTGTCCTCGGTGCTTCAGCATGATGTGCTGCGTGCTTGGTGTCAGGAGTTGTGGCTGAAGTTTCGGAGAATGGCTGAGGAAGATAGTCAGCGTGAGGATGGCTGGAGCGCGGTAGTTTTAGCAAATTCGGTAAGCAACCTAAGCGCTATGCTTAGAGGCAACGATGCGCTGAGACTTAAAATTGAAGCGTTGTTAGAGCGCGGAATCACTGCATTTTTACCCAAAATTCGTGAAAAATTGAAGATATTCATGGCTTCGGTCATTGCCCGTTGGGACAGCAATGCTCTTTCAGGTCAGCTCGAAGCCGGTGTGGGCCGCGATTTGGCGTATGTGCGGGTTAACGGAACAATCGTTGGTTTTGTCGTCGGTGCGCTACTCGAAGGTTTTTTTCGCCTGTTCGCCGGGCTTTGA